A single window of Pirellulales bacterium DNA harbors:
- a CDS encoding response regulator, with the protein MTPQTAPPPTVFVVDDDQQMRESLVMLIETMGYPARGFATAGAFHRTYLRQWPGCLVLDVRLPGKSGVELYEQLVREEKRLPVIFITAHADVTTAVAAMKTGAIEFLEKPFDRQTLLERIERALALDADWRRRQANFDAIDARIARLNGRDRETLQFILAGESNKVMAARLFISERAVEMRRAVIMRKVGVSSLAELIDVAVTHRLLAEISTVSDVAR; encoded by the coding sequence ATGACACCCCAAACCGCGCCACCGCCCACAGTCTTTGTGGTTGACGACGATCAGCAAATGCGCGAATCGCTCGTCATGCTGATCGAGACGATGGGGTATCCCGCGCGCGGTTTTGCCACGGCGGGGGCGTTTCATCGGACCTATCTGCGCCAATGGCCCGGCTGCCTGGTGCTCGACGTGCGGTTGCCGGGCAAAAGCGGAGTGGAGCTGTACGAGCAGTTGGTCCGTGAAGAAAAGCGGCTGCCCGTGATCTTCATCACCGCCCACGCCGACGTGACGACCGCGGTGGCGGCCATGAAGACCGGGGCCATCGAGTTTTTGGAAAAGCCGTTCGACCGTCAGACGCTGCTGGAGCGCATCGAACGGGCGTTGGCGCTCGACGCCGACTGGCGCCGGCGGCAGGCGAACTTCGACGCGATCGACGCCCGGATCGCGCGACTGAACGGCCGCGATCGCGAAACGTTGCAGTTCATCCTGGCGGGCGAATCGAACAAAGTCATGGCGGCCAGGCTGTTCATCTCCGAACGGGCGGTGGAAATGCGCCGGGCCGTCATCATGCGCAAGGTCGGTGTATCGTCGTTGGCCGAACTGATCGACGTGGCCGTGACTCACCGGCTGCTGGCCGAAATTTCCACCGTGTCCGACGTTGCTCGGTAG
- the nirB gene encoding nitrite reductase large subunit NirB, with protein sequence MIRSNTKTVVVIGNGMVGHRFCEKLVEFDKLHQYKIVTFCEEPRAAYDRVGLTSFFAHRDAEKLMLARLDWYREHDIDLNIGDRANKIDRKHRRVFSDRGREIPYDFVVLATGSYPFVPQVPGIKQPGVFVYRTIDDLERIIAYGEKVSRAAVIGGGLLGLEAAKASYDLGLETHVVEFAPRLMPRQIDESGSKLLVEKIERLGVRVHLNKSTKEVLGHGGVEGLIFNDDARLDVGMIVVSAGIRPRDELARDCGLTVGERGGVVVDDALQTSDPQVLAIGEVASHRGMVYGLVAPGYEMAEIAAANFCGDERAFTGADLSTKLKLMGVDVASFGRHEAPPEEARGLVYEDPFGGVYKKLLFSHDGTRLVGGILVGDAADYGRLLALTKSGQPLPVPPGELILGKKDAAAGAGLDDACQVCSCNNVSKAQICRAIREQGLTDLGAVKGCTKAGTGCGGCLPLVSDLLAAELTAAGKAVSKRLCEHFAYTRQELFEIVKIRGIKTFAEMIAGHGQGHGCEICKPAVASILASLWNENVLAPPHQTLQDTNDRFLANVQRDGSYSVVPRVPGGEITPEKLIVLGQVARKFGLYSKITGGQRVDLFGAKLHQLPDIWEELVEAGFESGHAYGKALRTVKSCVGSTWCRYGVQDSVGFAIRVEERYRGIRAPHKIKAAVSGCVRECAEAQGKDFGLIATEQGYNLYVCGNGGAKPRHAELLAADLDEDTAIKYIDRFLMYYIHTADRLTRTSVWLEKMDGGIDHLRAVIVDDKLGICDELERQIQFLVDSYRCEWAEVVNDPERRRWFKQFVNTDETEPGIELVTERGQQRPADWPKNFDFVPLEQVKLNGHGVRQPGVAELVRVPDVNRGDGRTSHEVCYGPATSWVNVGRVEDFPLEGGAAVKYGKCQLAVFQFASRGEWYATQNMCPHKRAFVLSRGIIGDQAGVPKVACPLHKKTFALETGECLSGEDYSIRVFPVKVEGGEVYLELPPEHELDLGLATDLHAVRGCQDRAPGCLQLTSAPPRASHLSSIA encoded by the coding sequence ATGATTCGATCCAACACGAAGACCGTCGTTGTCATCGGCAACGGCATGGTCGGTCACCGGTTCTGCGAGAAGCTGGTTGAATTCGACAAGCTCCATCAATACAAGATCGTCACGTTTTGCGAGGAGCCGCGCGCGGCCTACGACCGCGTCGGGCTGACCTCGTTTTTCGCTCATCGCGATGCCGAGAAGCTGATGCTCGCACGGCTCGACTGGTATCGCGAGCACGATATCGATCTCAACATCGGCGACCGGGCCAACAAGATCGACCGCAAGCATCGGCGGGTCTTCAGCGATCGTGGCCGCGAAATCCCTTACGACTTCGTCGTTCTTGCCACCGGCTCGTATCCCTTCGTGCCGCAAGTGCCCGGCATCAAGCAACCGGGCGTCTTTGTCTACCGCACGATCGACGACCTGGAGCGGATCATCGCCTATGGCGAAAAGGTCAGTCGGGCAGCCGTCATCGGCGGCGGGCTGTTGGGACTGGAGGCGGCCAAGGCCAGCTACGATCTGGGACTGGAAACACACGTCGTCGAGTTCGCGCCGCGGCTCATGCCGAGGCAAATCGACGAGAGTGGCTCGAAGCTGCTGGTGGAAAAGATCGAACGGCTGGGGGTCCGCGTTCATTTGAACAAGAGCACCAAAGAAGTGCTCGGCCACGGCGGCGTCGAAGGGCTCATATTCAACGACGATGCGCGGCTCGACGTGGGCATGATCGTCGTCTCGGCGGGTATCCGGCCTCGCGACGAGTTGGCGCGCGACTGCGGCCTCACGGTGGGCGAGCGGGGAGGCGTCGTCGTTGACGACGCTCTGCAAACGAGCGATCCGCAGGTGCTGGCGATCGGCGAAGTGGCCTCTCACCGAGGCATGGTCTACGGTCTGGTCGCCCCGGGTTATGAAATGGCCGAGATCGCGGCCGCCAACTTCTGCGGCGACGAGCGGGCGTTCACCGGCGCCGACCTGTCGACCAAGCTCAAACTGATGGGCGTCGACGTAGCCAGCTTCGGACGTCATGAAGCCCCGCCCGAAGAGGCCCGCGGGCTGGTCTACGAAGATCCCTTTGGCGGCGTTTACAAAAAACTCCTCTTCAGCCACGACGGTACACGGCTTGTGGGAGGCATACTGGTGGGCGACGCCGCCGACTACGGCCGCTTGCTGGCCCTCACCAAGAGCGGCCAGCCGCTGCCCGTTCCGCCGGGCGAATTGATTCTCGGCAAGAAGGATGCGGCGGCCGGCGCCGGTCTCGACGACGCCTGCCAGGTCTGTTCGTGCAACAACGTCAGCAAAGCACAGATCTGCCGCGCCATTCGCGAGCAAGGGCTTACTGACCTGGGCGCGGTCAAGGGATGCACCAAGGCCGGCACCGGCTGCGGCGGTTGCCTGCCTTTGGTCAGCGACCTGTTGGCCGCCGAGCTGACGGCCGCGGGCAAGGCCGTGAGCAAACGTCTTTGCGAGCACTTTGCCTACACGCGGCAGGAGCTGTTCGAGATCGTCAAAATCCGCGGCATCAAAACTTTCGCAGAGATGATCGCCGGTCATGGCCAGGGGCATGGCTGCGAAATCTGCAAGCCGGCCGTGGCCTCGATTCTGGCCAGCTTGTGGAACGAAAACGTCCTGGCGCCGCCGCACCAAACGCTGCAAGACACCAACGATCGCTTTCTGGCCAACGTGCAGCGCGACGGCTCGTACAGCGTCGTCCCGCGCGTTCCGGGCGGAGAGATCACGCCCGAAAAACTGATCGTCCTGGGACAAGTGGCCCGCAAATTCGGCTTGTACTCGAAGATCACCGGAGGGCAGCGCGTCGACCTGTTCGGCGCCAAGCTGCACCAGTTGCCCGATATCTGGGAAGAACTGGTCGAGGCGGGGTTCGAGAGCGGTCACGCTTACGGCAAGGCGCTGCGGACCGTGAAGAGTTGCGTGGGGAGCACCTGGTGTCGCTACGGAGTGCAAGACTCGGTCGGCTTTGCCATTCGCGTGGAAGAGCGTTATCGCGGCATCCGCGCGCCGCACAAGATCAAGGCCGCGGTATCGGGCTGCGTGCGTGAATGCGCCGAGGCCCAGGGCAAAGATTTCGGCCTGATCGCCACGGAACAAGGGTACAACCTTTACGTCTGCGGCAATGGCGGCGCCAAACCCCGCCACGCCGAGTTGCTGGCCGCCGACCTCGACGAAGACACGGCCATCAAATACATCGACCGCTTCCTGATGTACTACATCCACACCGCCGACCGGCTGACGCGGACCAGCGTCTGGCTGGAAAAGATGGACGGCGGCATCGACCATCTGCGCGCGGTGATCGTTGACGACAAGTTGGGCATTTGCGACGAACTGGAGCGGCAGATCCAGTTCCTCGTCGATTCGTACCGTTGCGAGTGGGCCGAAGTGGTCAACGACCCCGAGCGCCGCCGGTGGTTCAAACAGTTTGTCAACACGGACGAGACGGAGCCGGGCATCGAGCTGGTGACCGAGCGAGGCCAGCAACGACCCGCCGATTGGCCGAAGAATTTTGATTTTGTTCCGCTGGAGCAGGTCAAACTGAACGGGCACGGTGTGCGTCAGCCCGGCGTAGCAGAACTCGTGAGAGTTCCGGACGTAAACCGCGGCGACGGCCGGACTTCTCACGAAGTCTGCTACGGGCCGGCCACAAGCTGGGTGAATGTCGGCCGGGTCGAGGATTTTCCCCTCGAGGGCGGCGCCGCGGTGAAGTACGGCAAGTGCCAGCTTGCCGTTTTCCAATTCGCCAGTCGCGGCGAGTGGTACGCTACGCAGAACATGTGCCCCCACAAGCGGGCCTTCGTGTTGTCGCGCGGCATCATCGGCGATCAGGCAGGGGTGCCCAAGGTCGCCTGTCCGTTGCACAAGAAGACCTTCGCGCTCGAAACCGGCGAATGTCTGAGCGGCGAAGATTACTCGATCCGCGTGTTTCCCGTGAAAGTGGAGGGTGGCGAGGTGTACCTCGAACTTCCACCGGAGCACGAGCTTGACCTGGGATTAGCCACCGATCTGCACGCGGTCCGCGGCTGCCAGGATCGCGCGCCGGGGTGTCTGCAACTAACTTCCGCGCCGCCACGTGCCAGTCATCTAAGCAGTATCGCTTAA
- a CDS encoding ATP-binding protein, with the protein MAGGLLLDDSINTADTDRSDFAERLVRPLRFRYAVVFVAVASLLLADQAVIQPLLVRLNGYAPVINLAGRQRMLSQKLAKQSLAIEFGVGESSAAARRRELSKTVEQWSTAHRVLRDGDARRGISPITTPQIAAALRDLEPDFAAMRAAASQLAAVHEPSQWLGQSLSDAPAPQTGTSPGRIVQAQTEPFTGQALPQPPVERIANADSPSDRMALVRAVLDHEADYLSGMERVVAMLEAEAQQQVAWLRLCALAAVVMAILLLASLYAFVLRPATTLIRQQLRMLAASDDRHRALAELLRRARDELELRVAERTSELSQANTALEWEMRHRQHVETRVRRLSSNLAHATRITALGQLATGLAHELNQPLGAIANYAGVCELLLEEELHDNHASRRAISEVKRSALRAGEIVRRMRNFVRRGADQASRVDLNGLVREVAELCDPELRRSDVELTLNLCGEALVVADPIQIQQVLVNLVQNALQAMRDVDGRKIVGIRTSVAAGGAQVDVADSGPGFPDEGRDDPFAPFFSTKDDGLGMGLSISQTIVEQHQGRIWAGNRPAGGAIVSFCLPLAPNHDTPNRATAHSLCG; encoded by the coding sequence ATGGCAGGTGGGCTACTCCTCGACGATTCAATAAACACCGCCGACACCGACAGGTCTGATTTCGCCGAACGACTTGTTCGCCCGCTCAGGTTTCGCTACGCGGTGGTCTTCGTGGCGGTGGCGTCGTTGTTGCTGGCCGACCAGGCTGTCATTCAACCGCTGTTGGTGCGGCTGAATGGCTATGCGCCCGTCATCAACCTGGCCGGGCGTCAGCGGATGCTGAGCCAGAAACTGGCGAAACAATCACTCGCGATTGAGTTCGGCGTCGGTGAATCATCGGCGGCAGCCCGTCGCCGTGAGTTGTCGAAGACCGTCGAGCAGTGGTCGACGGCGCATCGCGTCTTGCGCGACGGCGACGCTCGACGAGGAATCTCGCCCATAACCACTCCGCAGATTGCCGCGGCGTTACGAGACTTGGAGCCGGACTTTGCCGCCATGCGAGCGGCGGCCAGCCAACTGGCCGCAGTGCATGAACCGTCGCAGTGGCTGGGGCAGAGCCTAAGCGATGCCCCGGCGCCTCAAACCGGGACATCGCCTGGCCGCATCGTCCAGGCGCAGACTGAGCCGTTCACAGGCCAGGCTCTGCCCCAGCCACCGGTCGAGCGCATCGCGAATGCCGACTCGCCGTCCGACCGTATGGCGCTGGTACGTGCGGTTCTCGACCATGAAGCCGACTACTTGTCGGGCATGGAGCGCGTGGTCGCCATGCTCGAGGCGGAGGCCCAGCAACAGGTGGCGTGGCTTCGTCTGTGCGCCCTCGCGGCGGTGGTGATGGCCATCCTGCTCCTGGCCAGTCTGTATGCCTTCGTCCTGCGGCCGGCGACGACGCTCATTCGGCAACAGTTGCGAATGCTTGCGGCGAGCGACGACCGCCATCGGGCGCTGGCAGAGTTGCTGCGCCGCGCACGCGACGAGCTGGAACTGCGTGTCGCTGAACGAACGTCGGAGCTGAGCCAGGCCAACACGGCCCTGGAGTGGGAGATGCGACATCGCCAGCACGTTGAAACGCGCGTGCGGCGGCTTTCCTCGAACCTGGCGCATGCCACGCGGATTACGGCGCTGGGACAGCTCGCCACGGGGTTGGCCCACGAGTTGAACCAACCGCTCGGCGCCATCGCCAACTATGCCGGTGTCTGCGAACTGCTCCTTGAAGAGGAACTGCACGACAACCACGCTTCGCGCCGCGCCATCAGCGAGGTGAAGCGATCGGCGTTGCGGGCGGGCGAAATCGTGCGGCGGATGCGCAATTTCGTGCGGCGCGGCGCCGACCAGGCGTCGCGAGTCGACTTAAACGGTCTCGTGAGAGAAGTCGCCGAATTGTGCGACCCCGAGTTGCGGCGCAGCGACGTCGAGCTGACTCTCAATTTGTGCGGCGAGGCATTGGTCGTCGCCGATCCGATTCAGATTCAGCAAGTGCTGGTGAATCTGGTTCAGAACGCCCTGCAAGCCATGCGCGACGTCGACGGCCGCAAAATCGTCGGCATTCGCACGTCGGTGGCCGCGGGCGGCGCGCAGGTCGATGTGGCGGATTCGGGCCCCGGTTTTCCGGACGAGGGCCGCGACGACCCGTTCGCGCCGTTCTTCTCCACCAAGGACGACGGCCTGGGAATGGGGCTGTCGATCAGCCAAACGATTGTCGAACAACATCAGGGGCGCATCTGGGCGGGCAATCGCCCGGCCGGCGGCGCGATCGTCAGCTTCTGTTTGCCACTTGCTCCAAACCATGACACCCCAAACCGCGCCACCGCCCACAGTCTTTGTGGTTGA
- a CDS encoding tetratricopeptide repeat protein: MMRLVFFLVVLSPSLVEAQMRGRAAPVSLPQSPAASVGEQVITRYAKPLKVANKVVDDGTAFRVYQVGQVKGDWLWLESGRVRGWVEAGNVVPYSQAVDHFTRQIAVAHKAASAYTCRGIVRHAKGEYDDAIADYSEALRLDPKLALAYYNRGLAWQKKQDLDRAIADYNEAIRVAPRYALAYRMRGTAQHAKQDFDQAIADYDAALRLDPKHALAYHNRGLAWRAKRDFDQAIADCTRACELAGWSDWRFIHTLAAACAAAGDFDAAVKHGELALSMAPAEHKQRSVTAIEAYKARRPHREQAVD; this comes from the coding sequence ATGATGCGTCTTGTTTTTTTCCTTGTCGTATTGTCTCCCTCGCTGGTCGAGGCCCAGATGCGCGGCCGGGCGGCACCCGTTTCGCTGCCCCAGTCGCCGGCGGCGTCGGTTGGCGAACAGGTCATTACCAGGTACGCCAAACCGTTGAAGGTCGCCAACAAGGTCGTCGATGATGGGACGGCCTTTCGTGTCTACCAAGTCGGACAGGTGAAGGGCGACTGGCTGTGGTTGGAGTCGGGCCGGGTCCGTGGATGGGTCGAGGCCGGCAATGTGGTGCCGTATAGCCAGGCCGTCGACCACTTCACGCGGCAAATCGCCGTGGCTCACAAAGCGGCGTCGGCCTACACCTGCCGCGGAATCGTGCGGCATGCGAAAGGCGAATACGACGACGCCATCGCCGACTACAGCGAAGCCCTGCGGCTCGACCCAAAGCTGGCCTTGGCCTACTACAATCGCGGGCTCGCCTGGCAAAAGAAGCAGGACCTCGACAGGGCCATTGCCGACTACAACGAAGCCATCCGGGTCGCCCCAAGGTACGCCTTGGCCTACCGCATGCGCGGCACCGCCCAGCACGCCAAGCAGGACTTCGACCAAGCCATTGCCGACTACGACGCAGCCCTGCGGCTCGACCCCAAGCACGCCTTGGCCTATCACAACCGCGGCCTCGCCTGGCGGGCCAAGCGGGACTTCGACCAGGCCATTGCCGATTGCACGAGGGCCTGTGAGCTGGCCGGCTGGAGCGATTGGCGCTTCATTCACACGCTGGCCGCCGCTTGCGCCGCGGCGGGCGATTTCGACGCCGCCGTCAAACACGGCGAACTTGCGTTGTCGATGGCGCCGGCCGAGCACAAGCAGCGGTCTGTAACCGCCATCGAAGCCTACAAGGCGCGCCGGCCGCACCGGGAGCAGGCTGTCGATTAG